A portion of the Caenorhabditis elegans chromosome III genome contains these proteins:
- the bath-15 gene encoding BTB and MATH domain-containing protein 15 (Confirmed by transcript evidence) produces the protein MVAASKEFVFHHTFKDVSQLEDGDFFKSPEEIHYNAEWFILVIRTKDQLEAYLHCDNEKDDNVAWTVDAEFSLKIASSSGSYAMKFQKGCFDGFGLGWNDFVSWDSLTEDFLYDNSFTIEACVKITKMTGFSKDVLRSFDESEKRFSDVILVVGDEKFYVLKLFLASHSSYFNALFLGKFKEADQSEVTLQNIDPTDFQSLLEVLYGEPAIDDGTIDGVLLLAHMLDVTLAIRKCEEFLIEKSMKSMRELLKMANQYQLENLKTVCISKINTIDEIEAAMAYNPEEMDPIVLATLLKKSTALHRSAISDSV, from the exons gatttttttaaaagcccCGAAGAAATTCATTACAATGCGGAATG GTTTATATTGGTTATTCGCACGAAAGATCAACTGGAAGCGTACCTACACTGTGACAATGAGAAAGATGACAACGTCGCCTGGACAGTCGACGCCGAATTCAGCTTAAAAATAGCTTCATCATCAGGAAGTTATGCAATGAAATTCCAAAAGGGATGTTTCGATGGATTTGGACTGGGATGGAATGATTTTGTCAGTTGGGACTCATTGACAGAAGATTTTCTATACGATAATAGTTTTACTATTGAAGCATGTGTGAAGATCACAAAAATGACAGGATTCTCGAAAGATGTGCTCAGAAGCTTCGatgaatcagaaaaaagattttccgaTGTGATCCTTGTAGTTGGAGACGAGAagttttatgttttgaaacta ttcctGGCGTCTCATTCTTCATATTTCAATGCactttttcttggaaaattcaaagaagCCGATCAATCAGAGGTTACACTCCAAAACATCGATCCGACCGATTTTCAGAGCCTTTTGGAGGTTCTATATGGAGAACCTGCGATTGATG atggtaCCATCGATGGAGTTCTTCTACTTGCCCACATGCTCGATGTTACCTTGGCAATTCGAAAATGCGAGGAGTTTTTGATCGAAAAGTCGATGAAATCGATGAGAGAGCTGTTAAAAATGGCTAACCAATATCAGCTGGagaatttaaaa accGTTTGTATCTCGAAAATCAACACGATCGATGAGATTGAAGCTGCAATGGCTTATAATCCGGAAGAAATGGACCCGATTGTGCTGGCGACTCTCCTCAAAAAATCCACGGCTCTTCATCGATCTGCGATTTCTGATTCAgtataa
- the bath-15 gene encoding BTB domain-containing protein (Confirmed by transcript evidence): MVAASKEFVFHHTFKDVSQLEDGDFFKSPEEIHYNAECFRFILVIRTKDQLEAYLHCDNEKDDNVAWTVDAEFSLKIASSSGSYAMKFQKGCFDGFGLGWNDFVSWDSLTEDFLYDNSFTIEACVKITKMTGFSKDVLRSFDESEKRFSDVILVVGDEKFYVLKLFLASHSSYFNALFLGKFKEADQSEVTLQNIDPTDFQSLLEVLYGEPAIDDGTIDGVLLLAHMLDVTLAIRKCEEFLIEKSMKSMRELLKMANQYQLENLKTVCISKINTIDEIEAAMAYNPEEMDPIVLATLLKKSTALHRSAISDSV, translated from the exons gatttttttaaaagcccCGAAGAAATTCATTACAATGCGGAATG TTTCAGGTTTATATTGGTTATTCGCACGAAAGATCAACTGGAAGCGTACCTACACTGTGACAATGAGAAAGATGACAACGTCGCCTGGACAGTCGACGCCGAATTCAGCTTAAAAATAGCTTCATCATCAGGAAGTTATGCAATGAAATTCCAAAAGGGATGTTTCGATGGATTTGGACTGGGATGGAATGATTTTGTCAGTTGGGACTCATTGACAGAAGATTTTCTATACGATAATAGTTTTACTATTGAAGCATGTGTGAAGATCACAAAAATGACAGGATTCTCGAAAGATGTGCTCAGAAGCTTCGatgaatcagaaaaaagattttccgaTGTGATCCTTGTAGTTGGAGACGAGAagttttatgttttgaaacta ttcctGGCGTCTCATTCTTCATATTTCAATGCactttttcttggaaaattcaaagaagCCGATCAATCAGAGGTTACACTCCAAAACATCGATCCGACCGATTTTCAGAGCCTTTTGGAGGTTCTATATGGAGAACCTGCGATTGATG atggtaCCATCGATGGAGTTCTTCTACTTGCCCACATGCTCGATGTTACCTTGGCAATTCGAAAATGCGAGGAGTTTTTGATCGAAAAGTCGATGAAATCGATGAGAGAGCTGTTAAAAATGGCTAACCAATATCAGCTGGagaatttaaaa accGTTTGTATCTCGAAAATCAACACGATCGATGAGATTGAAGCTGCAATGGCTTATAATCCGGAAGAAATGGACCCGATTGTGCTGGCGACTCTCCTCAAAAAATCCACGGCTCTTCATCGATCTGCGATTTCTGATTCAgtataa